Proteins encoded in a region of the Mesotoga sp. BH458_6_3_2_1 genome:
- the uvrB gene encoding excinuclease ABC subunit UvrB, with product MLFELDSSYKPQGDQPQAIEKLIEGLQSGDRFQTLLGVTGSGKTFTMANLISSLQRPAIVISPNKTLVAQLYREFKTFFPKNKVELFISYYDYYMPESYIPSKDLFIEKEAEINETLERMRISTLKSVLTRNDTVVLASVSAIYASGDPRDFATMNIHIERGNTFNRKELALRLANIQYNRSEDIYVGGVFHVKGEIFEIFPPYEDFGIRLYFFDDEIERIVTFDPINRKTIEELDMVTIYPAKEFVTTQEKISGAMRNIESELEERIKQLEREGKYLEAQRLKQRTTYDMEMLSSVGYCSGIENYSRFFDGRMPGERPYTLLDYFDREKFITFIDESHIGVPQLGAMYRGDYSRKKNLVDYGFRLPAAFDNRPLRFEEFLSTVGQIIFVSATPGNFEVEHSSRVIDQVIRPTGLIDPEVIVHPTESQVDDFIERMRTVKKRNERALVTVLTKKAAEMLSDYLNEIGIKAEYLHSELDAIERVEVLRKLRDGTVEVVVGVNLLREGLDLPEVSLVAIMDADKEGFLRSETTLVQTIGRAARNINGQVILYGDTVTGSMKRAIDETNRRRLKQLIYNKEHNITPETIVKPLYRNIFEEFAGEDLNKEREDKARATYLEGVLALKESLDYDDYVALLNEEMIRAAGELRFEDAAILRDEMHSLKKKRQNI from the coding sequence GTGCTCTTCGAACTTGATTCTTCGTACAAACCTCAGGGCGACCAACCGCAGGCTATCGAAAAACTGATCGAAGGACTCCAAAGCGGCGACAGATTTCAGACTCTCCTGGGAGTTACCGGCTCGGGAAAGACTTTCACGATGGCAAACCTAATAAGCTCCCTTCAACGACCGGCCATAGTCATTTCTCCAAACAAGACCCTCGTTGCTCAACTGTACAGAGAGTTCAAGACTTTCTTTCCGAAAAACAAAGTAGAACTTTTCATAAGCTATTACGACTATTACATGCCCGAATCGTACATACCATCCAAGGACCTCTTTATTGAAAAGGAAGCCGAGATAAACGAAACACTGGAAAGGATGAGAATCTCTACTCTGAAGTCCGTTCTGACCAGAAACGACACCGTCGTCCTTGCAAGCGTCTCCGCAATCTATGCGAGCGGTGATCCGAGAGACTTTGCAACGATGAATATCCATATCGAACGCGGAAATACATTTAACCGAAAGGAGCTCGCCCTTCGGCTGGCAAACATTCAATACAATCGTTCCGAAGACATCTACGTGGGAGGAGTATTTCACGTTAAAGGAGAGATCTTTGAAATCTTCCCCCCATACGAGGATTTTGGAATAAGGCTCTACTTCTTTGATGATGAGATAGAAAGGATTGTCACCTTCGATCCAATCAACAGAAAGACGATAGAAGAGCTCGATATGGTGACTATATATCCTGCAAAGGAATTCGTTACAACTCAGGAAAAGATTTCCGGAGCTATGAGGAATATAGAGAGCGAACTTGAAGAGAGGATCAAGCAGCTTGAAAGAGAGGGGAAATATCTCGAAGCTCAGAGATTGAAGCAGCGTACGACATACGATATGGAGATGCTTTCGAGCGTTGGTTACTGCTCGGGAATCGAGAACTACTCGAGGTTTTTCGATGGTCGAATGCCAGGAGAGAGACCGTACACCCTGCTCGATTACTTTGATAGAGAAAAGTTCATTACATTCATTGACGAGTCTCATATCGGAGTCCCTCAACTGGGGGCCATGTACAGGGGAGACTACTCGAGAAAGAAGAACCTCGTTGACTACGGCTTCAGGCTGCCCGCTGCCTTTGACAATCGTCCTTTAAGATTTGAAGAGTTTCTCAGCACCGTAGGTCAGATAATATTCGTCTCTGCAACTCCTGGAAACTTTGAGGTCGAACATTCTTCGAGAGTAATCGACCAGGTTATAAGGCCGACGGGTCTCATTGACCCCGAAGTTATAGTTCATCCAACCGAGAGTCAGGTCGACGACTTCATAGAAAGGATGAGAACAGTCAAGAAGAGAAATGAACGAGCATTGGTCACTGTCTTGACGAAAAAGGCGGCAGAAATGCTTTCGGACTATTTGAACGAAATCGGGATTAAGGCGGAGTATCTTCATTCCGAGCTCGATGCAATCGAGAGAGTCGAGGTATTGAGGAAACTTAGAGACGGAACTGTGGAGGTTGTGGTAGGGGTGAACCTTTTGAGAGAAGGGCTGGATCTTCCCGAAGTCTCTCTGGTTGCGATAATGGATGCCGACAAAGAGGGTTTTCTACGCTCGGAGACTACTCTGGTTCAAACAATTGGAAGGGCGGCCAGAAACATCAACGGTCAGGTAATTCTGTACGGCGATACTGTAACCGGCTCTATGAAGAGGGCAATAGATGAGACCAACAGAAGAAGACTAAAGCAACTAATCTACAACAAAGAGCATAATATCACTCCCGAAACAATAGTGAAGCCGCTATACAGAAATATCTTCGAAGAGTTTGCCGGAGAAGATCTCAATAAAGAGCGGGAAGATAAGGCTAGAGCAACTTACCTGGAGGGTGTCCTTGCACTTAAGGAGTCTCTCGATTACGACGATTACGTTGCACTTCTCAACGAAGAGATGATAAGAGCCGCAGGGGAGCTCAGGTTTGAAGACGCGGCTATCCTGAGAGATGAGATGCACAGCCTAAAAAAGAAGAGACAAAACATATAG
- the glmU gene encoding bifunctional UDP-N-acetylglucosamine diphosphorylase/glucosamine-1-phosphate N-acetyltransferase GlmU encodes MTGIVLAAGQGTRMKSKYPKVIHRILDVPMVNWVVSALRKAGADRIVVVTGYEASMVEDILDDDIISVRQNPQLGTGHAVMTAVDYLDDEEIVVIAGDEPLVRPSTLKELVFARGEKDLDVVFLTMKPSDPTGYGRVVKDGNRVKIVEHRDADPETRKINEVNSAIYAFRGSFLRSAISRLSNNNDQKEYYLTDTVAMAEKADTIIVEDAREVLGVNDRIQLAEINSIAQRRINEELMKNGVTLVNPTTCYIGPEVQIGIDTVIEPMVFITGRTTIGEGCLIGPMTRIENSKIEDNVEIVRSEVSSADVRSGARVGPLSRLRPGAVVMNDAHVGNFVELKKTVLGRRSKAQHLTYLGDTNVGEDVNIGAGTITCNYDGKNKHKTEISDRAFIGSNTALVAPVKIGENSVIAAGSAITEDVPPNSLAFGRARQVVKEGRFSNNNGQEEKS; translated from the coding sequence ATGACCGGAATAGTTCTTGCCGCTGGTCAGGGCACTAGGATGAAATCGAAGTATCCTAAAGTCATACATAGAATTCTCGACGTGCCTATGGTCAATTGGGTTGTATCGGCTCTTAGAAAGGCCGGTGCCGACAGAATAGTCGTTGTAACCGGATACGAAGCCTCGATGGTCGAAGATATTCTCGATGACGACATCATCTCAGTGAGGCAGAATCCCCAGCTTGGAACGGGCCACGCGGTTATGACCGCCGTCGATTATCTGGACGACGAAGAGATAGTCGTTATTGCTGGAGACGAACCTTTGGTACGGCCCTCGACACTTAAAGAACTTGTCTTTGCTAGGGGTGAAAAAGATCTTGATGTCGTCTTCTTGACTATGAAACCATCCGATCCGACAGGATACGGAAGGGTCGTCAAAGATGGAAACAGGGTGAAGATTGTAGAACACAGAGATGCAGATCCAGAGACGAGAAAGATCAACGAAGTCAACTCCGCAATTTACGCTTTCAGAGGAAGCTTCCTAAGGTCGGCAATCAGCAGACTGTCGAACAACAATGATCAGAAGGAGTACTACCTGACAGACACCGTAGCTATGGCAGAGAAAGCCGATACGATCATTGTCGAAGATGCAAGGGAAGTCCTTGGCGTGAATGACAGGATTCAACTGGCCGAAATAAATTCGATAGCTCAGAGAAGGATAAATGAGGAGCTCATGAAGAACGGTGTAACTCTGGTTAATCCTACCACCTGTTACATTGGACCTGAAGTTCAGATCGGTATTGACACCGTAATTGAACCTATGGTTTTCATTACAGGAAGGACCACCATTGGCGAAGGTTGTCTGATTGGTCCGATGACGAGAATCGAGAACTCGAAAATAGAAGACAATGTGGAAATCGTAAGATCCGAGGTTTCCTCGGCGGATGTACGTTCAGGAGCAAGAGTCGGCCCGCTTTCCAGACTCAGACCCGGTGCGGTAGTTATGAACGATGCTCACGTCGGCAACTTTGTGGAATTGAAGAAGACCGTCCTTGGAAGAAGATCAAAGGCGCAGCATTTGACCTATCTGGGTGACACGAATGTTGGGGAAGATGTGAACATTGGAGCGGGTACAATAACCTGCAATTACGACGGAAAGAACAAACACAAGACCGAGATCAGTGATAGAGCGTTTATCGGCAGTAACACAGCTTTAGTTGCCCCGGTGAAGATCGGTGAGAACTCTGTGATAGCAGCCGGTTCTGCGATTACCGAAGATGTCCCGCCCAACTCACTTGCGTTTGGTAGAGCGAGGCAAGTCGTAAAAGAAGGAAGATTCTCAAATAATAATGGGCAGGAGGAGAAAAGCTGA
- a CDS encoding ribose-phosphate pyrophosphokinase: MPYQTNEMKVFAGSASLPLAEKISQHLGIRLGDCRTKRFSDGEINLKIDETVRGHDIFIIQSTCSPANENLMELLIMIDAFRRASAHSIAAVIPYYGYARQDRKARGRDPITAKLVANLLTTSGASRLITIDLHAEQIQGFFDIPVDNLWSFPAFFRFFNQGRFDREKMAVISPDIGGVKRASKFAAKLGVPLAILDKRRPKDNVAEMVHIIGDVEGKTAIIFDDIIDTGRSLVEAAKMLKSNGAKKIYACATHGVLSGEATKIIAESEIEKVFITDTIYHEDLPDNIMVLSIAPLLAEALTRVRKNLSVSILFR, translated from the coding sequence ATGCCTTACCAGACAAACGAGATGAAAGTATTCGCTGGTTCTGCGAGCCTACCTTTGGCAGAGAAGATCTCGCAACATCTTGGAATTAGGCTTGGAGATTGCAGAACAAAGAGGTTTTCCGACGGCGAGATAAATTTGAAGATTGACGAGACGGTCAGGGGCCACGATATCTTTATAATTCAGTCCACATGTAGCCCGGCCAACGAGAACCTCATGGAGCTACTCATAATGATCGATGCCTTTAGAAGAGCTTCAGCCCATTCAATTGCCGCCGTAATCCCATACTATGGTTACGCACGTCAGGATCGAAAGGCAAGAGGCCGCGATCCAATTACTGCAAAACTGGTGGCGAATCTTCTCACGACTTCAGGAGCGAGCAGACTAATCACCATAGATTTGCATGCCGAGCAAATACAGGGGTTCTTCGATATCCCCGTCGATAATCTGTGGTCTTTCCCCGCCTTTTTCAGGTTCTTCAACCAGGGACGGTTCGACAGAGAAAAAATGGCGGTCATTTCTCCTGACATCGGAGGAGTGAAGCGGGCGAGCAAGTTTGCGGCGAAACTCGGTGTTCCTCTTGCTATTCTAGACAAGAGAAGACCAAAGGACAACGTTGCCGAAATGGTACACATAATAGGCGATGTCGAGGGAAAGACAGCAATAATCTTTGATGATATAATTGACACCGGCCGTTCACTGGTTGAGGCAGCAAAGATGCTAAAATCCAACGGTGCGAAGAAGATCTATGCCTGTGCCACCCATGGCGTCCTCTCCGGCGAGGCGACAAAGATAATTGCGGAGTCGGAGATTGAGAAGGTCTTCATTACTGACACGATATATCATGAAGATCTTCCTGACAACATAATGGTGTTGTCTATTGCTCCGTTATTGGCGGAAGCATTAACCCGTGTCAGGAAAAATCTTTCGGTGAGTATTTTGTTCAGATAG
- a CDS encoding ABC transporter substrate-binding protein, translating to MKKLLVAVLILISAALFAGTVSVIGPWSGVEMDAFIPVLEAFKAETGIDYTYQTYRAEDLANVLPAQFSAKKSPADVIFMWSSFITSNTKSIVELTEVIDTDAYIPGALDNVTAADGAVYGIAYTAKVKPGFWYRKSFFEAHGLTAPSSWDEFVALLEKIKATPGIKNVIASGNGVGWPLSDVTEHFLIAFGGPELQKDLIEGNTSWTSYAVRNAIGKLVYLIERGYFSEPTEWTTILEQWWNGEYGLYFMGQWITGMVDDSDDLAVFSLPGSRGMVFSIDYAFVPEFAANKTEALELVKFLSGEKGQSIQVSQGGHIATVEVDVSNYPPVDKEIAKLTEGVETVNDLDDSIGGLWQTAFWDQLKLLWVRPERLDDVLMDLEQKMPE from the coding sequence ATGAAAAAGCTTTTGGTAGCGGTTCTAATTCTCATCTCTGCAGCGCTTTTCGCCGGTACAGTTTCGGTAATCGGTCCTTGGTCGGGTGTTGAAATGGATGCTTTTATTCCTGTTCTTGAGGCATTCAAAGCAGAAACAGGAATTGACTACACCTACCAGACATACAGAGCAGAGGATCTGGCCAATGTTTTGCCCGCCCAGTTTTCCGCTAAGAAATCTCCTGCAGACGTCATATTCATGTGGTCAAGTTTCATTACCAGCAACACAAAAAGCATTGTGGAATTGACCGAAGTGATCGATACAGATGCGTACATTCCAGGCGCACTGGATAATGTCACTGCTGCAGATGGCGCGGTATACGGAATTGCATACACCGCAAAGGTTAAACCGGGATTCTGGTACAGAAAATCCTTCTTTGAGGCCCATGGGTTAACGGCCCCTAGCAGCTGGGACGAATTTGTGGCATTGCTCGAAAAGATCAAAGCAACACCAGGCATCAAAAACGTTATAGCAAGTGGAAACGGAGTTGGATGGCCACTTTCTGACGTAACCGAACATTTCCTGATTGCCTTTGGTGGACCCGAGCTTCAAAAGGATCTTATTGAAGGCAACACATCCTGGACCAGCTACGCTGTTCGTAACGCAATAGGCAAACTGGTTTATCTAATTGAAAGAGGATATTTCAGTGAACCAACTGAATGGACGACCATTCTTGAACAGTGGTGGAATGGAGAATATGGACTCTATTTCATGGGACAGTGGATTACCGGTATGGTAGATGATTCAGATGATTTGGCTGTTTTCAGCCTGCCGGGTAGCCGTGGAATGGTCTTCAGTATCGACTACGCTTTTGTCCCCGAATTCGCAGCCAACAAGACAGAAGCTCTAGAACTGGTGAAATTCCTTTCGGGAGAAAAGGGACAGAGTATCCAGGTTTCACAGGGCGGCCATATAGCAACGGTTGAAGTCGATGTGTCCAACTACCCACCGGTAGATAAGGAAATCGCGAAGCTAACAGAGGGCGTCGAGACAGTAAACGACCTCGACGATTCAATTGGAGGCCTCTGGCAGACCGCCTTCTGGGATCAGCTGAAGCTGCTGTGGGTGAGACCTGAGAGACTTGATGACGTTCTAATGGATCTTGAGCAAAAGATGCCCGAATAG
- a CDS encoding DUF438 domain-containing protein — protein MSELFNKEEFLKRLIKRLHEEPDSIESIREDFMKVVRELTPVEIAQVEQKLVEEGMPAESIQLMCNIHLDVFKEALDEDDINVEPWHPLHILIEEHRDMLNKSKKLRDLAGRIGSNSDIEEAAERLSSLLDYLDLVDLYFSKEENVLFPYLERHGLVQPPAIMWKEHDDVRELRKALKKESTSVGGDFKRINELAIAIGEIFSNHIYKEHKILFPSSLKLLSHEEWEEIRTQFDEIGYFAFEPMPFSSSASEPEAETSRDVLNLGSGFLKLEQLKLLMNNLPFDITFVDENDVVRYFSEGKERAFVRTRAIIGRKVQNCHPQKSAHVVEKILSDFKEAKRDVAEFWLSLGPKMVHIRYFALRDEEGKYAGTLEVTQEISKIRALEGEKRIYDPLD, from the coding sequence ATGAGTGAGCTATTCAATAAAGAAGAGTTCTTGAAACGGTTAATAAAGAGGCTTCACGAAGAACCCGATAGCATCGAGAGCATAAGGGAAGATTTCATGAAGGTGGTAAGAGAGCTTACACCGGTAGAGATCGCTCAGGTTGAGCAGAAGCTTGTGGAAGAAGGCATGCCGGCAGAGAGCATACAGCTCATGTGTAATATCCATCTAGACGTATTCAAGGAAGCGTTGGACGAGGACGATATTAACGTTGAACCCTGGCATCCCTTACATATACTGATTGAAGAGCATCGAGACATGCTGAACAAATCCAAGAAATTGAGGGATCTGGCCGGAAGGATCGGCAGCAATAGCGACATTGAAGAAGCCGCTGAACGGCTTTCCTCTCTCCTGGATTACCTGGATCTTGTAGATCTGTATTTCTCGAAAGAGGAAAACGTGCTCTTTCCTTACCTCGAGAGACATGGTCTGGTTCAGCCTCCTGCGATAATGTGGAAGGAACACGACGACGTAAGAGAGTTGAGAAAGGCTCTTAAGAAGGAGTCTACGAGTGTTGGAGGCGATTTCAAGAGAATAAACGAGCTTGCAATAGCGATAGGCGAGATCTTCTCAAATCACATCTACAAGGAGCACAAGATCCTGTTCCCTTCATCACTTAAACTGCTTTCACATGAGGAGTGGGAGGAAATAAGAACGCAGTTCGACGAAATCGGATATTTCGCGTTTGAACCGATGCCCTTCTCTTCTTCGGCAAGTGAACCTGAAGCCGAGACTTCAAGAGACGTTTTGAATCTCGGAAGCGGTTTCCTCAAACTAGAACAGCTTAAGCTACTTATGAACAACCTGCCTTTCGACATCACCTTCGTTGATGAAAACGACGTCGTCCGTTATTTCAGCGAGGGAAAGGAAAGAGCCTTCGTCAGAACGAGAGCCATAATCGGCAGGAAAGTGCAGAACTGTCATCCTCAGAAGAGCGCTCACGTAGTTGAAAAGATTCTCTCCGACTTCAAGGAAGCAAAGAGAGACGTTGCAGAATTCTGGCTCAGTTTGGGGCCGAAGATGGTTCACATAAGGTATTTCGCTCTCAGAGATGAAGAAGGAAAGTACGCCGGTACGCTAGAGGTCACTCAAGAGATTTCGAAGATCAGGGCTCTGGAGGGAGAAAAGAGGATTTACGACCCTCTGGACTAG
- a CDS encoding aldo/keto reductase, producing the protein MIRRDMGKTKEKVSALGFGCMRLPTLDDQSIDVDEAKKMLRFAVDNGVDYVDTAWGYHNGQSEPFVGLALQEGYRDKVKLATKLPSWLIKSREDMDYYLNEQLKRLRTDVIDFYLIHSLNRRFWKNLKEHDIFDFMDSALSSGRIRHIGFSFHDTLDVFKEIIDSYDWEFCQIQYNFLDTENQAGVEGLGYASDRGIGIAVMEPLRGGKLANNVRKDIRQIWQSAEIQRTPAAWALRWVWNDPRVGVVLSGMSTMDQVRENIETAREAAPDSLTPSELATVERVKAEYIRRIKVNCTGCSYCMPCPSGVAIPTSFDFFNDAFMFDNIEDQKKVYLRFVKEENRASRCVECGRCEELCPQNIEIIKNLKEVSALFE; encoded by the coding sequence ATGATTCGCAGAGACATGGGAAAGACCAAAGAGAAAGTATCTGCACTGGGTTTTGGTTGCATGAGGCTGCCCACACTCGACGATCAGTCAATAGATGTTGACGAAGCTAAGAAGATGCTGAGATTTGCAGTGGATAATGGCGTCGATTACGTAGACACTGCTTGGGGATACCATAATGGCCAGAGCGAACCATTCGTTGGTCTTGCTCTTCAGGAAGGCTATAGAGATAAAGTAAAACTTGCTACTAAGCTTCCTAGCTGGCTAATCAAGAGTCGCGAAGATATGGATTATTATCTGAATGAGCAGCTGAAGAGATTGAGAACCGACGTGATCGACTTCTATCTGATCCATTCTCTGAACCGAAGATTCTGGAAGAATCTAAAGGAACACGATATCTTCGACTTCATGGATTCTGCTCTCTCAAGTGGCCGGATCCGACACATCGGTTTCTCCTTTCACGATACTCTTGATGTCTTCAAAGAGATAATTGATTCTTACGATTGGGAGTTCTGCCAGATACAATATAATTTCCTCGATACAGAGAATCAAGCCGGCGTTGAGGGTTTGGGATACGCGTCAGATAGGGGAATCGGGATAGCGGTTATGGAACCCCTACGGGGAGGAAAACTGGCCAACAATGTTCGAAAGGATATTCGCCAAATCTGGCAGTCCGCCGAAATTCAGAGAACCCCTGCAGCCTGGGCGCTTAGATGGGTATGGAATGATCCAAGAGTGGGTGTTGTTCTGAGTGGGATGTCGACTATGGATCAGGTGAGAGAAAACATTGAAACGGCCAGAGAAGCTGCTCCAGATTCCTTGACTCCTTCTGAACTGGCAACGGTTGAAAGGGTTAAAGCGGAGTACATAAGGAGAATAAAGGTAAACTGCACGGGCTGCAGTTATTGCATGCCATGCCCGAGTGGCGTAGCGATTCCCACCTCCTTCGACTTTTTTAACGACGCCTTCATGTTTGACAACATCGAGGATCAGAAGAAGGTCTACTTGAGATTTGTCAAGGAGGAGAACAGAGCGTCCCGCTGTGTTGAGTGCGGGCGGTGCGAAGAGCTCTGTCCACAGAATATAGAGATAATCAAGAATCTCAAAGAAGTCTCCGCCCTCTTCGAATAA
- a CDS encoding 50S ribosomal protein L25: protein MHEINLVAEPRNGETKAKILVNQGRIPAVVYGPEMETISISLDKVEVLRIMNRVAETTSIVLSLDGKEYRAFLKGVQRDKVTDSVMHLDFFIPSSGHKMELHIPIKLKGTPIGVEKGGIVDHIINELPVSVLPKDIVEEIVVDVSSFDVGHVLRVGDLEIPEGIKPLLDDEDAIMLIALPRAAKEVEEEEVEELEEDVEPEVINKGKKEEEEEE, encoded by the coding sequence ATGCACGAAATAAATCTCGTTGCTGAACCGCGCAACGGTGAAACGAAAGCGAAAATCCTGGTAAATCAAGGCAGGATCCCTGCAGTGGTTTACGGACCAGAAATGGAAACGATTTCCATAAGTCTGGATAAGGTCGAGGTCTTGAGAATTATGAACAGGGTTGCAGAGACGACTTCAATAGTTCTCTCTCTTGATGGCAAGGAGTACCGCGCCTTTCTCAAGGGAGTTCAGAGAGACAAGGTTACCGACTCGGTTATGCATCTCGACTTTTTCATTCCTTCCAGTGGTCACAAAATGGAGCTTCATATTCCAATCAAGTTGAAGGGCACGCCAATCGGAGTTGAAAAGGGAGGAATCGTCGATCATATTATCAATGAACTTCCTGTCTCCGTTCTTCCAAAGGATATTGTGGAAGAGATAGTTGTGGATGTAAGTTCCTTTGATGTTGGTCACGTTCTCAGGGTTGGAGATCTGGAGATTCCCGAAGGTATAAAACCATTGCTTGACGATGAAGATGCGATCATGCTCATTGCTCTTCCAAGAGCAGCTAAGGAAGTTGAAGAGGAAGAGGTTGAAGAGCTTGAAGAAGATGTCGAGCCTGAAGTAATAAACAAGGGAAAGAAAGAAGAGGAAGAAGAGGAATAG
- the pth gene encoding aminoacyl-tRNA hydrolase, with the protein MFLFVGLGNPGPRYALTRHNVGFLFVDEMIKLGLRKTIQKRIYEAYLLEGEEKLYVAKPLTFMNLSGVAVRMMLKDLNFSDGDTLVLVYDDVWIPLGRIRIRESGSDGGHNGLKSVISEIGTKDFPRIRIGVGPLPEYGDMVDYVLGKFSNDEYERVSRAIDLSVTAAKELVIGDIRKVMSIYNGIETIDS; encoded by the coding sequence GTGTTCCTTTTTGTTGGACTGGGAAATCCTGGCCCACGTTATGCGCTTACGAGACATAACGTGGGTTTTCTCTTCGTAGACGAGATGATCAAGCTAGGCCTCAGAAAAACCATTCAGAAGAGGATCTACGAAGCCTATCTTCTTGAGGGTGAAGAGAAACTCTATGTGGCGAAGCCTCTCACTTTCATGAACCTCAGCGGCGTTGCCGTAAGGATGATGCTGAAGGATCTCAACTTTTCCGATGGCGACACTCTCGTACTCGTTTATGACGACGTATGGATACCCCTTGGAAGAATACGAATCAGAGAAAGTGGTTCAGACGGTGGACACAATGGGTTGAAGTCGGTGATTTCGGAGATCGGCACAAAAGACTTTCCCCGAATAAGAATTGGAGTGGGACCACTGCCTGAATACGGAGATATGGTAGACTACGTACTCGGCAAATTCAGCAACGATGAATACGAAAGGGTAAGCAGGGCAATTGATCTCTCGGTAACCGCCGCAAAGGAGCTGGTTATCGGTGATATCAGAAAAGTAATGTCGATCTACAACGGTATCGAAACGATTGATTCCTGA
- a CDS encoding DUF6062 family protein, whose amino-acid sequence MKAENIVESEVIALLKEGNDCPVCRSMEKSVDGWVIGAFSNLLHNENARLEMKRDGFCADHLRRITELAREKSDVGSLAVSIVFRELLIEQLAWLRVRKEPIFRTKAKQGAGSCVLCSIANQTERIYLSAFSRFLQSLEVRKKYEESGSIFCINHSRYLLKKVGQSTQEWLTVIQKRKYGQLTEEIEEFVSKHDYRNKVPIGEERTAWLRASRVIGERESGNDVG is encoded by the coding sequence TTGAAAGCCGAAAACATTGTTGAGAGCGAAGTAATTGCGCTTCTCAAAGAGGGTAATGATTGTCCTGTTTGCCGCTCTATGGAGAAATCCGTAGATGGATGGGTGATAGGCGCCTTCTCGAATCTTCTTCACAACGAGAACGCACGTCTCGAGATGAAAAGAGATGGGTTCTGCGCAGACCATTTGAGAAGAATAACTGAACTTGCCAGAGAGAAATCAGATGTCGGATCACTGGCCGTATCGATAGTCTTTCGAGAGCTCTTAATCGAGCAGCTTGCCTGGCTGAGAGTCAGAAAGGAACCAATCTTTCGGACGAAAGCGAAGCAGGGAGCTGGAAGCTGCGTTCTCTGTTCGATTGCCAATCAGACCGAAAGGATCTATCTATCGGCCTTCAGCAGATTTCTCCAGAGCCTTGAAGTAAGGAAGAAGTATGAAGAATCGGGGTCGATCTTCTGTATCAATCATTCAAGATATCTTCTGAAAAAGGTTGGCCAATCAACGCAAGAATGGTTAACTGTCATTCAGAAAAGGAAATATGGACAACTGACGGAGGAAATAGAGGAGTTCGTTTCAAAGCACGACTATCGTAATAAGGTTCCGATTGGCGAAGAAAGAACTGCCTGGCTGAGAGCCTCAAGAGTAATCGGTGAGAGAGAATCTGGAAATGACGTGGGATGA